In the Alphaproteobacteria bacterium genome, AAACAAACAGCTTTATTTTCAAGCTGCTGGTGAGTCTAAAATTGCTCTTGGTTACGATAGTAAAGGCGATTTTTATCCTTTAAACATTGATGCTTTATTGACACCTAAAATTACTCCTAAGGGATATACTTTTATTTGGACACAAGACGGGGTAGCCGTGGAAGCCGTTCGTATTACACCTCCTTAATCTATGGTTGGTTTTTTAATAATAGCTATTTGAAAAATTTTTATAATCTTTAATTTCACCGTTTTTATTCGAGGTAAATATTATTTCTGTTGTTAATTGATTTATATTTATTGGATTGCCATATATTATTAACAGCCTAGATAATTCTTACCTTCGATAGTAATGACTGATTTATCATATATTCACGATTTTCAATTATTGCCTATATTGACTACGGTAAATTAATCTTGATCAACCAATTAATTGAATTTGGCTGCGGTCTTATCGCCCGTGAGATGAAAGAATAAGTGCTTGATTTCATGGATATTAAGCCACAAACCTTGACGGAGATACAAAGTCAAAAATGAGCAGGAATGAATTGGATAAAACCCTCCTGCTATGTGAATTTGCCTATAAGGTTAGCTCCTGTTTGGCCACTTGCGAGAGGTCATTTCTGGTGCTTGACTCCATTCATAGGGTTGAAGCGCAAACCTTGGCCAATGTATATCAAACAATTTTTACTTTCTTTGTAACAAGGGTGTATAAGAACGTTGTTTATATCCGGTATAAAGTTGGCGTGGGCGTCCAATTTTTTGTAAAGGATCTTCAAACATTTCATTCCATTGGGCAACCCATCCTGCAGTTCTTGCAAGCGCAAATAAAGCCGTAAACATAGAAGTTGGGAAACCAATTGCCTGTAAAATAATGCCAGAATAAAAATCAACATTCGGAAATAATTTCTTTTGAATAAAATAATCATCTTCTAGGGCAATTTTTTCTAATTCCATAGCCAGATCTAACAAAGGTTCTTTTCGAATACCTAGTGACTGTAAAACCTCATGACATGATTTGCGTAAAACAGTTGCACGTGGATCATAATTTTTGTAAACACGATGGCCAAATCCCATTAACCTAAATGGATCAGATTTATCTTTAGCTTTTTTAAGAAATTCTGGGATTCTTTTTTTATCACCTATTTGTTTTAACATAGTTAAAACAGCTTCGTTAGCACCTCCATGGGCTGGACCCCAAAGTGACGCGATGCCAGCTGCAATACAGGCAAAAGGATTTGCCCCACTTGATCCTGCAATCCGTACTGTTGAGGTTGATGCATTTTGTTCATGGTCAGCATGTAAGATAAATATTTTATCAATAGCTTTTTCCACCGCAGGATTAATTTTATATTGTTCGGCTGGTACAGCAAAAGTCAT is a window encoding:
- the gltA gene encoding citrate (Si)-synthase → MKQNNKGNGLKKTSKDLVTIIDHGTGKEFDLPVLHGTLGPRVIDIQSLYSKHNLFTYDPGFTATGSCNSKISYVDGEKGVLLHRGYPIQDLASKSDFMEVCYLLWHGELPNKKQKVEFVHNITNHTMVHEQLQFFYRGFRRDAHPMAVMMGVVGALSAFYHDSTDISDPQQRLIASHRLIAKMPTLAAMAYKYSTGQPFIYPRNDLSYAGNFLNMTFAVPAEQYKINPAVEKAIDKIFILHADHEQNASTSTVRIAGSSGANPFACIAAGIASLWGPAHGGANEAVLTMLKQIGDKKRIPEFLKKAKDKSDPFRLMGFGHRVYKNYDPRATVLRKSCHEVLQSLGIRKEPLLDLAMELEKIALEDDYFIQKKLFPNVDFYSGIILQAIGFPTSMFTALFALARTAGWVAQWNEMFEDPLQKIGRPRQLYTGYKQRSYTPLLQRK